One Oleidesulfovibrio alaskensis DSM 16109 genomic region harbors:
- a CDS encoding carbohydrate kinase family protein: MSIFISGSLAYDRIMNFPGKFSDHILPDKIHILNVCFLIDRLEEKRGGTAGNIAYSLALLGEKPTILATVGKDFDRYEEVLTGLGLPQDGIRKMDDQFTAGAYITTDQSDNQITGFNPAAMSHPCGYQFNGVTPENDLAIVSPGNLQDMVELPRKFRSMGMRYIFDPGQQITALTGDSMLECINGAHMLVSNDYELEMIMKATGRTKAELLTMTDYIITTLGENGSRIDNGEPVMVGIARPRQVLDPTGAGDAFRAGLLKGLTDGLDVAGAAKIGATCASFCVEHYGTQEHTFTPEEFKARHQAAFGA; encoded by the coding sequence ATGTCCATTTTTATTTCCGGATCGCTCGCATACGATCGGATAATGAACTTCCCCGGCAAATTCAGCGATCATATTCTGCCGGATAAAATCCATATTCTCAACGTCTGCTTTCTTATCGACAGGCTGGAAGAAAAACGCGGCGGCACGGCGGGCAACATTGCATACTCACTGGCTCTGCTGGGCGAAAAGCCGACCATACTTGCCACTGTGGGCAAAGACTTTGACCGCTACGAAGAAGTGCTGACCGGTCTGGGACTGCCGCAGGACGGCATCCGGAAAATGGACGACCAGTTCACCGCCGGAGCCTACATTACCACCGACCAGAGCGACAACCAGATCACCGGATTCAACCCCGCAGCCATGAGCCACCCTTGCGGGTACCAGTTTAACGGCGTCACCCCCGAAAACGATCTTGCCATCGTCTCTCCCGGAAACCTGCAGGATATGGTGGAACTGCCGCGTAAATTCCGCAGCATGGGCATGCGCTATATTTTCGACCCCGGCCAGCAGATCACTGCGCTTACCGGTGACAGCATGCTGGAATGCATCAACGGTGCACACATGCTGGTAAGCAACGACTACGAACTGGAAATGATAATGAAAGCCACCGGCCGCACCAAAGCCGAACTGCTGACCATGACCGATTACATCATCACCACCCTCGGTGAGAACGGTTCGCGCATAGACAACGGCGAACCTGTCATGGTGGGCATTGCCAGACCGCGGCAGGTGCTTGACCCCACAGGCGCAGGCGACGCATTCCGCGCCGGTCTGCTCAAGGGTCTAACCGACGGGCTGGATGTGGCCGGAGCCGCAAAAATAGGCGCCACTTGTGCCAGCTTCTGCGTAG